A stretch of the Bradyrhizobium arachidis genome encodes the following:
- a CDS encoding S1C family serine protease, with the protein MWLKSLVAALLLQVSVAGVAHAKGPFGSVNVGNWIGGAFSNDETGAFSHCAATTPYANGVILVVSQNSAGTWSLAFASPSYRFNKGENAAIDVTFDGQEQARLYATAYQSNMLTAIMPLNVVRTFQKASLMVATAGRAVLNFDLTSTGPVIAALANCVTKVKADGLDKAGDFTKIAAKPQPAPDKQAPPAGGKTTRAKSGTGFVVSASGHIVTNNHVIDGCVGDIKGNLTGEAAMVLRVVSSDANNDLALLQAPSTTTFKDFARIRDRSIRSGDSVIVIGFPFHGLLTSDFTVTTGIASSLSGMRNDTRFLQISAPVQPGNSGGPLFDTTGQIVGVVTAKIPALRIAAATGNIPENINFAIKTGALRDFLDNSVVPYQTAEPKGELKTTEIAGNARPYTMLIACNATEQADAKR; encoded by the coding sequence ATGTGGCTCAAGTCATTAGTCGCTGCGCTTCTATTGCAGGTGAGCGTCGCTGGCGTCGCGCATGCGAAAGGGCCCTTCGGCAGCGTCAATGTCGGCAACTGGATCGGCGGCGCCTTCAGCAATGACGAGACGGGCGCCTTCTCCCATTGCGCGGCGACGACGCCTTACGCGAACGGCGTCATCCTCGTCGTCAGCCAAAATTCCGCCGGCACGTGGTCCCTCGCCTTTGCGAGTCCCAGCTACCGCTTCAACAAGGGCGAGAACGCCGCGATCGACGTGACCTTTGACGGACAGGAGCAAGCCAGGTTGTACGCGACGGCGTATCAATCCAACATGCTCACCGCCATCATGCCGCTGAATGTCGTGCGTACGTTCCAGAAGGCGAGCCTGATGGTGGCGACTGCCGGCCGCGCGGTTCTGAATTTTGATCTGACCTCGACCGGACCGGTGATCGCCGCATTGGCCAATTGCGTGACCAAGGTGAAAGCCGACGGGCTCGACAAGGCTGGCGATTTCACCAAGATCGCCGCCAAGCCGCAGCCCGCGCCAGACAAGCAGGCGCCGCCGGCCGGCGGCAAAACTACCCGGGCCAAGAGCGGCACGGGCTTTGTAGTCAGTGCCAGCGGGCACATTGTCACCAACAACCATGTGATCGACGGCTGTGTCGGCGACATCAAGGGCAACCTCACCGGAGAGGCCGCGATGGTGCTGCGCGTCGTATCGAGCGACGCGAACAACGATCTCGCTCTCTTGCAGGCGCCGTCGACGACGACATTCAAGGACTTTGCACGGATTCGCGATCGCTCGATCCGCTCCGGCGATTCCGTCATCGTCATCGGCTTTCCCTTTCATGGCCTGCTCACGTCGGACTTCACCGTGACGACCGGCATCGCAAGCTCGCTCAGCGGCATGCGCAACGACACACGCTTCCTGCAAATCAGCGCGCCGGTACAGCCCGGCAATAGCGGCGGCCCGCTGTTCGACACCACCGGTCAGATCGTGGGCGTGGTCACCGCAAAGATCCCCGCACTGCGCATCGCCGCTGCGACCGGCAACATTCCCGAGAACATCAACTTCGCCATCAAGACCGGCGCGCTGCGCGACTTCCTCGACAATTCCGTGGTGCCTTACCAGACCGCGGAGCCGAAGGGCGAACTCAAGACCACCGAGATCGCCGGCAATGCGCGGCCCTACACGATGCTGATCGCCTGCAATGCGACGGAACAGGCCGACGCGAAGCGGTAG
- a CDS encoding tripartite tricarboxylate transporter substrate binding protein → MITRRTALGLLAAGPFVTAPLSKAIAADYPARPVKWVVPYPPGGATDILARLIGQRLSEKLGQQFVIENKPGAGNNIGTESVINAEPDGYTILLVNPANYINTSLYANLKFNFVRDVAPIAAFNRVPNVMTVAKDVPAKTVAEFIAYVKANPGKVNMASSGNGTSVHLSGEMFMAMTGAKMQHVPYRGAALAITDMLGGQVQVIFDNMPSIIQHIRSNSLRALGVTSTERSPLLPDIQTVAETVPGYEASALFGMGAPKNTPKEVIAKLNGEVNAVLAEPEIKKRLVELGGEPLIGTPEAFGDMIKAETDKWKKVVEFANLKVE, encoded by the coding sequence ATGATCACACGCCGTACTGCGCTCGGGCTGCTTGCCGCCGGTCCCTTTGTAACCGCCCCGCTGTCGAAGGCGATTGCGGCGGACTATCCGGCTCGGCCGGTGAAGTGGGTGGTTCCCTATCCGCCGGGCGGAGCCACGGACATCCTGGCGCGCCTGATCGGCCAGCGGCTCTCGGAAAAGCTCGGGCAGCAGTTCGTGATCGAGAACAAGCCCGGCGCCGGCAACAACATCGGCACCGAGTCCGTGATCAATGCCGAGCCTGATGGCTACACGATCCTCTTGGTCAATCCGGCCAACTACATCAACACCTCGCTGTACGCCAATCTCAAGTTCAATTTCGTGCGCGACGTCGCGCCGATCGCCGCGTTCAACCGCGTGCCGAACGTCATGACGGTCGCCAAGGACGTGCCGGCGAAAACCGTCGCGGAGTTCATCGCCTATGTGAAGGCCAATCCCGGCAAGGTGAACATGGCGTCCTCCGGCAATGGCACCTCGGTGCATCTGTCGGGCGAGATGTTCATGGCGATGACCGGTGCCAAGATGCAGCACGTGCCGTATCGCGGCGCTGCGCTGGCGATCACCGACATGCTCGGCGGTCAGGTGCAGGTGATCTTCGACAACATGCCCTCGATCATCCAGCACATCCGCTCCAATTCGCTGCGTGCGCTCGGCGTGACGTCAACGGAGCGATCGCCGCTGCTGCCCGACATTCAGACGGTCGCCGAGACCGTTCCCGGCTACGAGGCGAGCGCGCTATTCGGCATGGGTGCGCCGAAGAACACGCCGAAGGAGGTCATTGCCAAGCTCAATGGCGAGGTCAATGCGGTCCTGGCCGAGCCCGAGATCAAGAAGCGCCTGGTCGAGCTCGGCGGCGAGCCGTTGATCGGGACGCCGGAAGCCTTCGGCGACATGATCAAGGCCGAAACCGACAAGTGGAAGAAGGTCGTCGAGTTCGCCAACTTGAAGGTCGAGTAG
- a CDS encoding VOC family protein yields the protein MPIKVDALDHLVINVANVARTVEWYRKILGMEAGVFDPGGGKAPRTSLSFGNQKINVRPRDADKVEWFTAENQTAGSEDLCFLTSATPDEVIAHLKANGVAIEEGPVPKQGARGTLRSVYCRDPDGSLIEISSYEDGGR from the coding sequence ATGCCGATCAAGGTCGACGCCCTCGATCATCTCGTGATCAACGTCGCGAACGTCGCACGCACCGTCGAGTGGTATCGCAAAATCCTCGGCATGGAAGCTGGGGTGTTCGACCCCGGCGGCGGCAAAGCGCCGCGGACCTCGCTGTCGTTTGGTAACCAGAAGATCAACGTGCGGCCGCGCGATGCCGACAAGGTGGAATGGTTCACCGCTGAAAACCAGACCGCCGGCAGCGAGGATTTGTGCTTCCTCACCTCAGCCACGCCCGACGAGGTCATCGCGCATCTGAAGGCAAACGGCGTCGCCATCGAGGAAGGCCCGGTTCCGAAGCAGGGCGCCCGCGGTACGCTGCGCTCGGTCTATTGCCGGGATCCCGACGGCAGTTTGATCGAGATTTCGTCGTACGAGGATGGTGGCCGGTAA
- a CDS encoding helix-turn-helix transcriptional regulator has translation MVKYQAETLDRTFAALSDPTRRALLARLGERESLSVSELAEPFPISLPAIMKHLDVLRDAGLIVREKTGRTVACRLTARPMEQAMDWLNRYARFWSDNLDRLAAFVEEDPWPSTKPPALTPANVQVNVQASPSRAGSARSRKGSLRRGRKPSS, from the coding sequence ATGGTTAAGTATCAAGCCGAGACGCTGGACCGCACCTTTGCAGCGCTGTCCGATCCGACGCGGCGCGCGTTGCTGGCGCGGCTCGGCGAACGGGAAAGCCTGTCGGTGAGCGAGCTGGCCGAGCCGTTTCCGATCTCGCTGCCGGCGATCATGAAGCATCTCGACGTGCTCCGAGATGCCGGCCTGATCGTGCGGGAGAAGACCGGGCGCACGGTCGCCTGCCGGCTCACCGCGCGGCCGATGGAGCAGGCGATGGACTGGCTCAATCGCTACGCGCGCTTCTGGTCCGACAATCTCGATCGCCTTGCAGCTTTTGTGGAGGAAGACCCATGGCCGTCAACCAAGCCGCCAGCGCTCACGCCGGCGAACGTCCAAGTGAACGTCCAAGCCTCACCCTCACGCGCCGGCTCCGCGCGAAGCCGGAAAGGGTCTTTGCGGCGTGGACGCAAGCCGAGCAGCTAG
- a CDS encoding thioredoxin family protein, translated as MQQHQIVSRAQWIEARKVHLAHEKEFSQARERLAEERRRLPWVKVDKTYVFDGANGKVTLADLFSGRPQLVVQHVMFAADWDAACKSCSFWADGFERMVPHLAARDTTMVAVSLAPSAKLEAFKTRMGWTFDWLSSGGNDFNHDYGVTFSSEEIAKGEPKYNFGTTPFYGPELPGISVFYRDESGAAFHTYSCFARGLDMMNAAYQYLDLTPLGRHEDGLPYPMDWVRLRDQYQPEATKAACCHG; from the coding sequence ATGCAACAACATCAGATCGTTTCGCGCGCGCAGTGGATCGAAGCCCGCAAAGTGCACCTCGCGCATGAGAAGGAGTTTTCGCAGGCGCGCGAGCGCCTCGCCGAGGAGCGCCGCCGGCTACCCTGGGTCAAGGTCGACAAGACCTACGTCTTCGACGGCGCCAACGGCAAGGTTACGCTCGCCGATCTCTTTAGCGGACGTCCGCAACTCGTGGTGCAGCATGTCATGTTCGCAGCCGATTGGGACGCGGCGTGCAAGAGCTGCTCGTTCTGGGCGGATGGTTTTGAGCGCATGGTGCCGCACCTCGCGGCGCGCGACACCACCATGGTCGCGGTCTCGCTGGCACCTAGCGCCAAGCTCGAGGCGTTCAAGACACGGATGGGCTGGACGTTTGACTGGCTCTCCTCCGGTGGCAACGACTTCAACCACGACTACGGCGTGACGTTTTCGTCCGAAGAGATCGCCAAGGGCGAGCCAAAGTACAATTTCGGCACCACGCCGTTCTACGGCCCCGAGTTGCCCGGCATCAGCGTGTTCTATCGCGACGAATCCGGCGCGGCGTTTCACACCTATTCCTGCTTCGCCCGCGGCCTCGACATGATGAACGCCGCCTATCAGTACCTCGACCTGACGCCGCTCGGCCGTCACGAGGACGGCTTGCCCTATCCGATGGATTGGGTGCGCCTGCGCGACCAGTATCAGCCCGAGGCGACGAAGGCGGCGTGCTGCCACGGGTAG